One Fusarium poae strain DAOMC 252244 chromosome 4, whole genome shotgun sequence DNA window includes the following coding sequences:
- a CDS encoding hypothetical protein (MEROPS:MER0036054) — protein sequence MQQESFITNDGCKIVFKTSIPLTDTVEAAPKKCVLLMHGFSGSSDYFVRNFTSLSENHWVVAPDMRGHGDSDRTRGGYHVARLAVDLAGLVAHIRKSAPDVSLVPVGCSIGAAVLWTYVELFGCSDFAGLVFVDQAPLQDRLAFDEWDHTKAHTGCYDEKTMQSAQYSWIHDSKAAHLDLALGCLGYRHAPRDEDMVSAEQQAKDETFFTEISARCDQSWLARLLADHTRYDHREAIEMITVPTLVMAGRRSSCFPLEGMLETVKRVETSKPGLARSSVFESGHWLFYEEPKKFNKEIVEFVNLCSTLE from the coding sequence ATGCAACAGGAGTCTTTCATCACTAATGATGGCTGCAAGATTGTCTTTAAGACGTCTATACCACTGACTGATACAGTGGAGGCGGCACCTAAGAAATGTGTATTGCTCATGCATGGTTTCAGCGGTTCTAGCGACTACTTTGTCCGCAATTTCACGTCTCTGAGTGAGAATCACTGGGTCGTAGCCCCTGATATGCGTGGTCATGGGGATTCTGACCGAACTCGCGGAGGATATCACGTTGCTCGACTGGCAGTTGATCTTGCTGGCCTTGTCGCACACATTCGCAAGTCAGCGCCCGACGTCAGCCTCGTTCCTGTCGGATGCTCCATTGGTGCTGCAGTCCTCTGGACATACGTTGAATTGTTTGGATGTAGCGATTTTGCTGGACTCGTATTTGTTGATCAGGCACCCCTACAAGATCGGTTGGCGTTTGATGAGTGGGATCACACCAAGGCACATACCGGATGCTACGACGAAAAGACGATGCAATCGGCACAGTACAGTTGGATCCACGATTCCAAGGCGGCGCATCTGGATCTGGCATTGGGATGTTTAGGTTATCGACACGCCCCCAGAGACGAGGACATGGTCTCAGCAGAGCAACAGGCGAAGGACGAAACCTTTTTCACAGAGATCAGTGCTCGTTGCGACCAAAGCTGGTTGGCGCGACTGCTGGCAGATCATACTCGTTACGATCACCGCGAAGCTATCGAAATGATCACAGTTCCCACCTTAGTTATGGCTGGTAGACGATCAAGCTGCTTCCCACTTGAGGGGATGCTCGAGACTGTGAAGCGGGTGGAAACATCGAAACCAGGCCTTGCACGGTCATCAGTATTTGAGTCTGGACATTGGTTGTTTTATGAAGAACCGAAAAAGTTCAACAAGGAAATTGTTGAGTTTGTGAACTTGTGTTCGACATTGGAATAG
- a CDS encoding hypothetical protein (BUSCO:33243at5125) encodes MAQAGTDCEVPELIVDAHVKYVQSLDTRKDELDYWLTEHLRLNGLYWGLNALYLLRRPDALPRQDVIDFILSCQHENGGFGAAPGHDAHMLSTVSAVQILAMTDAFDQLETKGKGKGKEQVGKFIAGLQNQETGTFAGDEWGEEDTRFLYGAFNALSLLDLLSLIDVDGAVSHITACANFDGGYGTGPGAESHSGQIFTCVAALAIVGRLDLVDKEKLGRWLSERQVPCGGLNGRPEKDEDVCYSWWVLSSLAIIERTHWIDRDALIAFILKCQDTQMGGISDRPGNMVDVWHTQFGLCGLSLLGYPDLEAVDPVTGIEGMYLPAEVCCPEAPEVVGGACLILLVPSSWTSGLVRSPSFFPHFSDLPQTLGLSIHLEFLSTSDEIVQGYHPIRIQRLFLLRTSF; translated from the exons ATGGCCCAAGCCGGAACAGACTGCGAAGTGCCGGAGCTCATTGTCGACGCTCATGTGAAGTACGTCCAAAGCTTGGATACGAGGAAAGATGAGCTGGACTACTGGCTTACCGAGCACCTGCGACTCAACGGCCTGTATTGGGGATTAAATGCTCTCTATCTGCTTCGTCGGCCGGATGCTCTTCCACGACAAGATGTCATCGATTTTATTCTCTCCTGTCAGCATGAAAACGGTGGATTTGGTGCAGCGCCAGGTCACGACGCCCATATGCTTTCCACAGTAAGTGCTGTGCAGATCCTCGCCATGACGGATGCTTTCGACCAGCTGGAAaccaaaggcaaaggcaaaggcaaagaacAGGTCGGCAAGT TCATAGCAGGGCTGCAGAACCAGGAAACCGGCACCTTTGCTGGAGATGAATGGGGCGAAGAGGATACCCGCTTCCTGTACGGTGCTTTCAATGCCCTGTCACTGCTCGACCTCTTGTCTCTGATAGACGTTGATGGAGCTGTCTCTCACATCACTGCCTGTGCCAACTTTGATGGTGGTTATGGAACTGGTCCCGGTGCGGAGTCGCATTCAGGCCAAATCTTCACCTGTGTCGCAGCGCTTGCAATTGTCGGGCGCCTGGATCTTGTGGACAAAGAGAAACTCGGCCGATGGCTGAGCGAGAGACAAGTCCCTTGCGGCGGCCTTAACGGTCGACCTGAAAAAGACGAGGATGTTTGCTACAGCTGGTGGGTGTTGAGTAGCCTTGCCATAATTGAGCGTACCCACTGGATCGATCGCGATGCATTGATCGCCTTCATTCTGAAATGTCAAGACACTCAGATGGGTGGTATTTCCGATCGACCTGGCAACATGGTCGATGTTTGGCATACCCAGTTCGGTTTGTGCGGCTTGAGCCTTTTGGGCTATCCGGATCTCGAGGCAGTCGATCCAGT AACCGGTATCGAAGGAATGTACTTGCCTGCCGAAGTATGCTGTCCTGAGGCCCCTGAGGTTGTCGGTGGTGCCTGCCTGATCCTGCTGGTTCCTTCCTCCTGGACGTCAGGTCTGGTACGCAGCCCCTCTTTCTTCCCTCATTTTTCTGATCTACCCCAGACTTTGGGTCTTTCCATCCATCTTGAATTCCTCTCCACCTCTGACGAAATTGTTCAAGGATATCATCCTATCCGCATCCAGCGACTGTTCCTTCTACGAACATCCTTTTAG